The Tautonia rosea genome includes a region encoding these proteins:
- a CDS encoding trehalase family glycosidase, with product MDQTCDWTSQQSTIDLRGLVSGVKALGTPEGRFGDYEILDLLGRGGMGVVHEARQLSLGRLVALKLIRSGAPTSESELMRFRTEAEVIAGLDHPNIVSIYEVGEHDGKPYFSMRLFRGGDLANRLSQFQDNPHCAAELLITVSRAVHYAHRRGVLHRDLKPSNILLDANGQPHITDFGLAKRIDDASDLTQSGDLCGSPPFMASEQASGQRDAVTTVTDVYGLGAILYALLTGRPPFCGQTVFETLAMVREQSPDPPSRVNGRVDRDLETICLKCLEKEPTNRYGSAEELALDLERWQAGIPIHARPVGLWVKAWRWARRRPSAAALSLILVFVSLGAVGGVGVTVHALLVDRVEEARRRSDLRSLLVEIDRGWNTLRQSSQDVPPLETSRVPFVSGPLFLPHPYIAPGGRFQEMYGWDTYFILLGLLRSGKLDLARKMVENCLYEIDHYGKILNANHSDYLTRSQPPFLTRMILRVYAELERRDSEKARSWLEQTVPQIETYYRYWTKEPHLVPDTGLSRYFDAGWGPAPEVVATERDHRGRSHYDRVTDYFDRYLVRDYNIRAYFQDGELTPNFYQGDRSMRESGFNPTDRFGPFGIEIVNYNPICLNVLLFVMESDMGEILGRLERKTAAQNWTKRANQRRLVVNTLLWDPDDGLYYDYHFIEQKLGRYPFVTTFYPLWAGIADSSQAAQVVANLHLFERPGGLQTSTNESGSQWDAPFGWAPMQLIAVEGLRRYGYHEAADRIAAAFLTMVLDEFAEQQKMFEKYDVVRRESQVDLRFGDTTNTSGFAWTNAVFLELYAQLLERRKQHLILLPSHPSSSGLSREGRGAEDEVDADA from the coding sequence GTGGATCAAACCTGCGACTGGACCTCGCAGCAATCCACGATTGATTTAAGAGGCCTGGTGTCGGGAGTGAAGGCTCTCGGAACTCCAGAAGGGCGTTTCGGCGATTACGAGATCCTTGATCTGCTCGGCCGAGGAGGAATGGGAGTCGTGCATGAAGCTCGTCAGCTCAGTCTTGGTCGTTTGGTCGCGTTGAAGTTGATTCGATCTGGGGCTCCGACCTCGGAGTCTGAATTGATGCGATTTCGGACTGAAGCAGAGGTCATTGCCGGGCTTGATCATCCGAACATCGTCTCGATCTATGAAGTCGGAGAGCATGACGGGAAGCCTTACTTTAGTATGAGGCTGTTTCGAGGCGGGGATCTGGCCAATCGTCTGTCGCAATTCCAGGACAATCCTCATTGCGCTGCAGAATTGCTGATCACGGTCTCCAGAGCTGTGCACTATGCCCACCGACGAGGTGTCTTGCACCGAGATCTCAAGCCGTCCAATATCTTGCTTGATGCCAACGGGCAGCCGCACATCACCGACTTCGGCCTGGCGAAACGGATTGATGACGCCTCAGATTTGACTCAGTCGGGCGATCTCTGTGGTTCACCACCTTTCATGGCTTCTGAGCAGGCCTCGGGCCAGCGTGATGCTGTGACTACGGTGACTGATGTCTACGGACTTGGAGCGATCCTTTATGCATTACTTACTGGACGACCACCTTTTTGTGGGCAAACGGTGTTTGAAACATTGGCGATGGTTCGGGAGCAATCCCCGGATCCACCAAGTCGAGTGAACGGGAGAGTTGATCGTGATCTGGAGACAATTTGCCTGAAATGCCTCGAGAAAGAGCCGACGAATCGTTACGGATCGGCCGAGGAACTCGCGTTAGATCTTGAGCGGTGGCAAGCTGGGATACCCATCCACGCGCGTCCGGTCGGACTCTGGGTTAAGGCATGGCGATGGGCTCGTCGTCGTCCGTCAGCGGCAGCCCTCAGTTTGATTCTCGTATTCGTGTCTCTCGGTGCTGTGGGCGGGGTTGGGGTGACAGTGCATGCCCTACTTGTCGACCGAGTGGAAGAGGCTAGGCGACGGTCAGACTTGCGTTCACTCCTTGTTGAGATTGATCGTGGTTGGAACACTTTACGCCAGAGCAGTCAGGACGTTCCTCCCCTCGAAACCTCGCGAGTGCCCTTCGTGTCTGGTCCGCTCTTCTTGCCTCACCCATACATTGCACCCGGCGGAAGGTTTCAGGAGATGTATGGCTGGGATACCTACTTCATTCTGCTTGGTCTCCTCCGATCAGGGAAGCTCGACCTGGCCAGAAAGATGGTCGAAAACTGCCTCTACGAAATTGATCATTATGGGAAGATTCTCAACGCCAACCATTCCGATTACCTCACGCGATCCCAGCCCCCATTTCTCACGCGGATGATCCTGCGCGTGTATGCCGAGTTGGAACGTCGAGATTCGGAAAAAGCACGGTCATGGCTTGAACAAACCGTTCCCCAAATCGAAACGTATTACCGCTACTGGACCAAAGAGCCGCACCTGGTCCCGGATACGGGACTCTCGCGCTATTTTGATGCAGGATGGGGGCCAGCTCCCGAAGTAGTCGCCACCGAACGGGACCATCGTGGAAGGAGCCATTACGACCGTGTCACAGACTACTTCGATCGTTATCTGGTTCGGGACTACAACATTCGAGCCTATTTCCAGGATGGAGAGCTGACTCCGAACTTCTATCAAGGGGATCGTTCGATGCGTGAGTCGGGCTTCAACCCGACAGATCGGTTCGGACCCTTTGGTATCGAGATAGTTAATTATAATCCGATTTGCTTGAATGTGTTGTTGTTTGTGATGGAGTCTGACATGGGGGAAATCCTCGGGCGCTTGGAACGCAAGACCGCCGCACAGAACTGGACTAAGCGCGCCAATCAAAGGCGATTAGTCGTAAACACGCTCCTGTGGGACCCAGATGATGGATTATATTACGATTATCATTTTATTGAACAGAAGCTTGGACGCTACCCATTCGTAACGACCTTCTACCCTCTTTGGGCTGGAATCGCAGATTCGAGCCAGGCTGCACAGGTTGTGGCCAATCTGCACCTGTTTGAGCGGCCTGGAGGCTTGCAAACCAGTACCAACGAAAGCGGTAGCCAATGGGATGCTCCCTTTGGATGGGCTCCAATGCAATTGATTGCGGTTGAAGGCCTGCGGCGTTATGGGTATCACGAGGCAGCGGACCGGATTGCTGCCGCGTTTCTCACGATGGTGCTCGACGAGTTTGCCGAACAACAGAAGATGTTTGAGAAATATGATGTGGTTCGACGGGAATCCCAGGTTGATCTTCGCTTCGGTGATACGACAAACACGTCGGGATTCGCCTGGACGAACGCTGTGTTTCTTGAACTCTATGCCCAACTGCTTGAACGGAGGAAACAGCACCTCATTCTTCTGCCGTCCCATCCTTCGAGCTCAGGACTGTCCCGGGAGGGCAGGGGGGCGGAGGATGAAGTGGATGCCGATGCTTGA
- a CDS encoding serine/threonine-protein kinase has product MSEACPTSTEVNQFLRASDDQIQADPRLHSLQLHILGCSRCLEHLEGEVLKVIGPELPTNASAFFGRAAMSAEPVGLAPKIEGFVMGDRLGRGGMGTVFKAWQSAMHREVAIKVLPGGPLADPRWRAWCLAEARAAAQIRHPDAVQVYDVGMTEGYPYLVMEYVAGGSLADRLRKIPSMPFRDSARLLARIARVVHHMHLRGLIHRDLKPGNILIDSPSDAPPSVWWPKVADFGLARPIGDSARSLTLAGIGTPEYMAPELAQGRGANVETFADIYALGAILYRLLVGKPPFQEASPQETLARVIEGSPIPPGRIVQKLPRDLETIVLKCLEPEPQRRYATAEALADDLDAFLEGRTILARPVGPVRRSSRFVRRHPVGSALMLGLALTTATSLVLLGRAETARSQAAANEALALERSREAEKRRAEAEANRQQAEQMFQAAGKLLAIVNQGDDPNVPRGELSRTELEAALPTCRELLRGRPNDLVLLRTYSQIVYQIGWHRALEGRTSQAADLFREGVETLDAALANVQDDDLRHEAAFLSLWYGQILYTLEEIPEAIQFLHRSLEWCDGPTESWPLTSNQRRAAFIKSEVGPHLILCGDHTGRRTLIEAKRMLEGHLEAVSNDVDALAHLVNVYHDLGESDEALVALRRLVSIDRLPRYRYHLASALDIRKGTIQDEVTRGDLTAEIADLIESCLPELQQEADNNPSKPEFAETLHHAFSLSIRSLLDLGRSDEAVDVLAQFLNSIETRPYRFPEPNSKIDHFYATGFNELGRILIHPALPEQGFQEILTQIEQFFDQDSMTSSQRKNAMFGLLRIRFFAQSEFEHIRIAAFFEVCHGAVTRHFDAEKPSIIEITELLAWAMTLRIHGHLGDSERIIAWCGKALEAMPSETRVTPEYFVALSDYWTQVAKNLWRYEPIDETALGDALRRSVESAEKAARFAPEEGVYRELVAERRERLERSGLDPGPIAQRPGLEARSSSAK; this is encoded by the coding sequence ATGAGCGAAGCCTGCCCGACCTCAACCGAGGTCAATCAGTTCCTGCGAGCCTCAGATGATCAGATTCAGGCCGACCCGCGACTTCATTCACTCCAACTGCACATTCTGGGATGTTCGAGGTGCCTGGAGCACCTGGAGGGGGAAGTACTGAAGGTGATTGGCCCGGAACTGCCGACGAATGCGTCTGCGTTCTTCGGCCGAGCAGCGATGAGTGCCGAGCCGGTAGGGTTGGCCCCAAAGATTGAGGGGTTTGTCATGGGAGACCGCCTCGGTCGAGGCGGGATGGGGACTGTCTTCAAGGCCTGGCAGTCCGCGATGCACCGTGAGGTCGCCATCAAGGTCCTCCCCGGCGGTCCCCTGGCCGACCCGCGATGGAGGGCCTGGTGCCTGGCCGAGGCGCGGGCCGCGGCTCAGATTCGACACCCGGACGCAGTGCAGGTGTACGATGTGGGGATGACCGAGGGATATCCCTACCTGGTCATGGAGTACGTCGCGGGGGGATCGCTTGCCGATCGATTGCGCAAGATTCCGTCGATGCCTTTTCGAGACTCGGCCCGACTGCTCGCTCGGATCGCGCGGGTGGTGCATCATATGCACCTTCGCGGGCTCATTCACCGCGATCTGAAACCGGGGAACATCTTGATCGACTCGCCGAGCGATGCCCCACCTTCGGTCTGGTGGCCCAAGGTCGCCGATTTCGGCCTTGCTCGGCCGATCGGAGACTCGGCGCGATCGCTGACCCTTGCCGGAATCGGGACTCCCGAATACATGGCACCCGAACTGGCACAGGGTAGGGGCGCGAATGTCGAGACGTTTGCCGACATCTATGCGCTGGGAGCGATCCTCTATCGTTTGCTTGTCGGCAAGCCGCCGTTTCAGGAGGCATCTCCTCAGGAGACACTGGCCCGAGTGATTGAGGGCAGTCCGATCCCACCGGGCAGGATCGTCCAAAAACTCCCGAGAGACCTTGAGACGATTGTCCTGAAGTGTCTCGAACCGGAGCCGCAACGCCGTTATGCGACGGCCGAGGCGCTCGCCGATGACCTCGATGCGTTTCTGGAGGGCCGGACCATCCTCGCCCGGCCGGTCGGCCCGGTCAGGCGGTCATCGCGCTTCGTCCGTCGGCACCCGGTGGGGTCGGCGTTGATGCTTGGACTGGCACTGACCACCGCCACGTCGCTGGTCCTACTCGGACGTGCCGAGACGGCCCGCTCCCAGGCCGCCGCCAATGAGGCTCTGGCGCTTGAACGCTCTCGCGAAGCCGAAAAACGCCGGGCCGAGGCCGAGGCCAATCGCCAGCAGGCGGAGCAGATGTTTCAGGCTGCCGGGAAATTGCTTGCCATTGTCAATCAGGGGGACGACCCGAATGTCCCTCGGGGAGAACTCTCGCGGACCGAACTCGAAGCCGCGCTGCCCACCTGCCGCGAGTTGCTTCGCGGTCGCCCGAACGATCTCGTATTACTCCGAACTTACAGTCAGATCGTCTACCAGATCGGTTGGCATCGAGCACTTGAGGGAAGGACGAGTCAGGCTGCGGACCTGTTTCGAGAGGGAGTGGAGACGCTCGACGCAGCCCTTGCCAACGTGCAGGACGACGACCTTCGTCACGAAGCCGCATTCCTTTCCCTCTGGTATGGCCAAATACTCTACACCCTGGAGGAGATTCCGGAGGCAATCCAGTTCCTCCATCGATCCCTGGAATGGTGCGACGGGCCGACTGAATCTTGGCCTCTCACCTCGAACCAACGACGTGCCGCTTTCATCAAATCGGAGGTTGGGCCTCATCTGATCCTCTGTGGTGATCATACGGGACGCCGAACGCTTATCGAGGCGAAGAGGATGCTGGAAGGGCATTTGGAGGCCGTTTCGAACGACGTCGACGCGTTGGCTCATCTCGTCAATGTGTATCACGATCTGGGGGAATCCGATGAGGCGCTTGTCGCGCTTCGCCGGCTGGTCAGCATCGACCGATTACCGAGGTATCGCTACCACCTCGCCAGTGCGCTCGACATCCGGAAAGGCACAATTCAAGATGAAGTCACCCGGGGTGACCTGACTGCCGAGATTGCCGATCTCATCGAATCCTGTCTCCCTGAGTTACAACAGGAAGCCGATAATAATCCCAGCAAGCCAGAATTTGCCGAAACATTGCACCATGCGTTTTCGTTGTCCATTCGATCGCTCCTTGATCTTGGGCGTTCGGACGAGGCGGTGGACGTGCTTGCCCAATTCCTGAACTCGATCGAAACTCGACCATATCGCTTCCCAGAGCCGAATTCGAAGATTGATCATTTTTATGCAACTGGGTTCAACGAGCTTGGTCGAATCCTGATTCACCCAGCCTTGCCGGAACAAGGGTTTCAAGAGATCCTGACCCAGATCGAACAATTCTTTGATCAGGATAGCATGACTTCTTCGCAACGAAAAAACGCGATGTTTGGGCTATTGCGGATCAGGTTTTTCGCACAATCCGAGTTCGAACATATCCGAATCGCCGCTTTCTTCGAAGTGTGTCACGGGGCAGTCACTCGACACTTTGATGCCGAGAAGCCATCAATAATCGAGATCACAGAGCTTCTCGCTTGGGCGATGACGCTTCGGATTCATGGTCACCTCGGTGATTCGGAACGAATCATTGCCTGGTGTGGGAAAGCATTGGAGGCGATGCCTTCCGAAACCAGAGTGACCCCGGAGTATTTCGTTGCGCTCAGCGACTACTGGACCCAAGTAGCTAAGAACCTGTGGCGATACGAACCGATTGACGAAACGGCGCTAGGTGATGCCCTGCGGCGGTCTGTCGAGTCGGCCGAGAAGGCGGCTCGGTTTGCCCCGGAAGAAGGGGTGTATCGGGAATTGGTCGCCGAACGACGCGAACGACTCGAACGCTCCGGGCTCGATCCCGGACCGATTGCCCAAAGGCCGGGATTGGAGGCTCGATCCTCATCGGCAAAGTGA
- a CDS encoding FG-GAP repeat domain-containing protein has protein sequence MLPILPRSPLPQAPAGRRLLPDQARSARRRNALRPLLEGLERRCLLADIFVSGTINTDRTYDNPSDSIFFDGNTRIEQGATLRIGPNVPVTILRGVTLTVNNGEFDVDNAGPFRIEGRVIGDSRSGSVVVAANGVMDVSGTTITATGNPIDTRIDVQGGGRLRASDSTIALGQVILANLSRLEEGDLVRNRIDSTLSINATDLYKLDDNRRFQDIIINPGGLGAGQAAELSLRGTETTEDLRYRFDGSFVIDTGAALTVRPTVDVLIQRGSTLTVSGALSVDQTDSFRIEGRVIGDSRSGSVVVTANGVMDVSGTTITATGNPIDTRIDVQGGGRLRASDSTIDLGQLILRDGSVLKEGDLVRNRIDSTLSINATDLHKLDDNRRFQDININPGELLSGESVELRSIGTDDIDDLRFVFPGNFTIANGASLAVRPSVLVLIRRGSTFTVGGTLSVDNGGPFQVEGPVVGDSRFGSVVVAANGVMDVTDTTIVEPSGNRAEIIVRADGSLSASGSTFGLHRLVLENGSTASLRSNFLNRRLEVHSGANIDMIGNSIDVTNAAEVFATGPPTTEIDLRYNFWGTSVTSQIEAGITHRPDNDPATRPLVLFQPFLSNANQENIKPGVLVLPRSGLITTPVKPATFTLRLERPPTAPVTINLSSSDPSIGNPNLDSLTFTPENWSEIQVVTIESTSEVESDYSIITSAAISDDELYDGRIVADVLVRNLSSSATNVIVEQAANLETIETGDPAEFTVRLTRRPTADVTINLTSSNPDEGEPSQSILTFNTANWATPRTITVLGKPDQQLDGDTAFTISGTISSNDRMFNDWPFPIVSIVNRDVDTAEVLVTGTSGLTTTEAGDTASFSVRLSSRPTANVTVDFTSSDPSEGELLQPSFTFTPANWYVPQTVTVQGLPDDGTDDGDVPYIITGVATSDDVNFNGREMAAVSVVNEDNDTTAILASPTSNLSTTEAGGTRTLNIRLGARPTAPVTVDFTSSNTSEGVLLQSSLTFTPANWSIPQSITVQGVDDDVDDFNIVYQINGVARSDDPNFDGLVMQPVSIANLNDDTAGVTLSQSSLSINRVPGPNHSRTFSVVLDSQPIGNVTFDIASGNPSMAEVDVNSITFTPANWNVPQTATVTGVFDGTPSSPTPFPVVVEVSASADPKYSAGSPQTVQITESREPIEVEGDYDGDGRADLALYHFDQNRGVGVFSILRSIDNQTQLIDLPDIGSNSVPVSGDFDGDGITDVAVSDPLAIIGTGSVANATVWTILLSGSNNERREVGFGGPETLDRPAPADYDGDGITDIATFRASSDLVPGAAQWFILPSNGSSAFDVVFGAPGGTDLPAPADLDGDGRADIVTFRPLRTDLDIANGVPEAAQWFVLPSSLNDMSFSGRDGAFRYQFGASGNTDQPSVADFNNDGRADIVAFRSVSDLAPGAAQWFILPSTGGPTTFAGGFPLTFGTAGEIAAVADYDGYGRPSYTVFNRSTGEWTIDAARTNGQLFGNPRTIRFDPTGGRGVPVLSPLFFRLEATQNEGGTVTTAASRRSNRSKLMPSVVDQLLPDLVSDS, from the coding sequence ATGCTCCCGATCCTCCCCCGATCGCCATTGCCTCAGGCTCCCGCCGGCCGCCGGCTCCTGCCCGACCAGGCCCGATCGGCGCGCCGGCGCAACGCCCTGCGGCCGCTCCTCGAAGGGCTCGAGCGTAGGTGCCTGTTGGCCGATATCTTTGTCTCCGGCACCATCAACACCGACAGGACCTACGACAACCCGAGCGACTCGATCTTCTTCGACGGGAATACGCGCATCGAGCAGGGGGCCACCCTCAGGATCGGCCCGAACGTCCCCGTGACCATCCTGAGGGGCGTCACGCTCACGGTCAACAACGGAGAGTTCGACGTCGACAACGCCGGGCCGTTCCGGATCGAGGGGAGAGTTATCGGCGATTCTCGGTCCGGGTCCGTCGTCGTCGCGGCCAACGGCGTGATGGACGTCTCCGGCACCACCATCACGGCGACGGGCAACCCCATCGACACGCGAATCGACGTTCAGGGCGGCGGACGGTTGCGGGCCAGCGACAGCACAATCGCCCTGGGGCAGGTCATCCTCGCCAACCTCAGCCGGCTCGAAGAAGGCGACCTGGTCCGCAATCGCATCGACTCGACCCTGAGCATCAACGCCACCGACCTGTACAAGCTCGACGACAACCGACGCTTCCAGGACATCATCATCAACCCGGGCGGTCTGGGAGCGGGACAGGCTGCCGAACTCTCGCTCAGGGGCACAGAGACCACCGAGGATCTGCGTTATAGGTTTGATGGTTCGTTCGTTATCGACACCGGAGCAGCCCTGACGGTTCGCCCAACAGTTGATGTCCTGATCCAACGTGGTTCGACACTGACCGTCAGTGGGGCCCTCTCGGTCGATCAGACGGACTCCTTCCGGATCGAGGGGAGAGTTATCGGCGATTCTCGGTCCGGGTCCGTCGTCGTCACGGCCAACGGCGTGATGGACGTCTCCGGCACCACCATCACGGCGACGGGCAACCCCATCGACACGCGAATCGACGTCCAGGGCGGCGGACGGTTGCGGGCCAGCGACAGCACGATCGACCTCGGGCAGCTCATCCTCCGCGACGGCAGCGTGCTCAAAGAAGGCGACCTGGTCCGCAACCGCATCGACTCGACCCTGAGCATCAATGCCACCGACCTGCACAAGCTCGACGACAACCGACGCTTCCAGGACATCAACATCAACCCAGGCGAATTGCTGTCCGGAGAGTCTGTTGAACTGAGGAGTATCGGGACTGATGACATCGATGACTTGCGGTTCGTATTTCCGGGGAATTTCACGATCGCGAATGGTGCGTCGTTGGCTGTCCGCCCGAGTGTTCTGGTCCTGATCCGTCGCGGTTCAACGTTCACGGTGGGCGGGACGCTCTCGGTCGACAACGGTGGGCCGTTCCAGGTAGAGGGCCCAGTTGTCGGCGATTCACGGTTTGGGTCCGTTGTCGTCGCGGCCAACGGTGTGATGGACGTCACCGACACCACCATCGTCGAACCCTCCGGCAACCGGGCTGAGATCATCGTCCGGGCGGACGGAAGCCTCTCTGCCTCAGGAAGCACGTTCGGGCTGCATCGCCTCGTCCTGGAGAATGGATCGACGGCCTCGCTCCGTTCCAATTTTCTCAATCGTCGACTTGAGGTCCATAGTGGGGCCAACATCGACATGATTGGGAACAGCATCGACGTCACAAACGCCGCCGAAGTCTTCGCCACCGGCCCCCCGACCACCGAGATCGACCTGCGCTACAACTTCTGGGGAACCTCCGTCACTTCGCAAATCGAGGCAGGAATCACCCATCGACCGGATAACGACCCGGCCACCCGGCCGCTCGTGTTGTTCCAACCGTTTCTGTCCAACGCGAATCAGGAAAACATAAAGCCCGGTGTCCTCGTCCTTCCGCGTTCGGGCCTCATCACCACGCCCGTCAAGCCGGCCACGTTCACCCTCCGTCTGGAAAGACCGCCCACAGCGCCGGTCACGATCAACCTGAGCAGCTCGGACCCTTCAATCGGGAACCCGAACTTGGATTCGCTCACCTTCACCCCCGAGAACTGGAGCGAGATCCAGGTTGTCACGATCGAGAGCACCTCGGAAGTCGAGTCCGATTATTCAATCATCACCTCGGCGGCCATCAGCGACGACGAACTCTACGACGGCCGGATCGTGGCCGACGTGCTGGTCAGGAACCTTAGCTCCTCGGCGACCAACGTGATCGTCGAGCAGGCCGCGAATCTGGAAACGATCGAGACAGGAGACCCGGCCGAATTCACGGTCCGATTGACGAGACGCCCAACGGCGGACGTCACCATCAACCTCACCAGCTCGAACCCAGACGAGGGAGAACCATCGCAGTCGATCCTGACCTTCAACACCGCCAACTGGGCCACCCCGCGCACGATCACGGTTTTGGGGAAGCCCGACCAACAGCTCGACGGCGACACCGCGTTCACGATCAGCGGGACGATCTCCAGCAACGATCGCATGTTCAACGATTGGCCCTTCCCGATCGTCTCGATCGTCAACCGGGACGTCGATACCGCTGAGGTCCTCGTGACCGGAACCTCAGGACTGACAACCACCGAAGCCGGGGACACGGCAAGCTTCTCCGTGCGGCTCAGCTCTCGCCCCACGGCGAACGTGACGGTCGACTTTACCAGTTCCGACCCGTCCGAAGGTGAACTGCTGCAGCCGTCCTTCACCTTCACTCCGGCCAACTGGTACGTCCCCCAAACCGTGACCGTCCAAGGGTTGCCGGATGATGGGACTGACGACGGCGACGTCCCTTACATTATCACCGGCGTCGCCACCAGCGACGACGTGAACTTCAATGGGCGCGAGATGGCAGCAGTCTCGGTTGTCAATGAGGACAACGACACCACCGCGATCCTTGCATCACCCACCTCGAACCTGTCAACGACAGAGGCGGGAGGGACGAGGACGCTCAACATCCGCCTCGGCGCAAGACCAACTGCCCCGGTTACGGTCGACTTCACCAGTTCCAACACGTCGGAGGGCGTGCTGCTGCAATCGTCGCTCACCTTCACCCCGGCCAACTGGTCGATCCCGCAATCGATCACCGTCCAGGGTGTCGATGACGACGTGGACGACTTCAACATCGTCTACCAGATTAACGGTGTTGCCCGCAGCGACGATCCCAACTTCGACGGGCTCGTGATGCAACCTGTTTCGATCGCGAATCTGAATGACGACACTGCAGGAGTCACCCTTTCTCAATCGAGCCTGTCTATCAACCGGGTGCCGGGGCCGAATCACTCAAGGACCTTCTCGGTCGTCCTGGACTCCCAACCAATCGGCAACGTGACCTTCGACATCGCCTCCGGCAATCCCTCGATGGCCGAGGTTGATGTCAACTCGATCACCTTCACCCCGGCCAACTGGAACGTCCCCCAAACCGCGACCGTGACCGGTGTGTTTGACGGAACCCCCTCCAGCCCCACACCGTTCCCGGTCGTCGTGGAAGTCTCCGCCTCAGCTGATCCGAAGTATTCGGCCGGCTCCCCGCAGACCGTCCAGATCACCGAATCACGAGAGCCGATCGAGGTCGAGGGAGACTACGACGGCGACGGCCGAGCCGATCTGGCTCTGTATCACTTCGACCAGAATCGGGGCGTCGGCGTCTTCTCGATCCTCCGCTCCATTGACAACCAGACCCAACTGATCGACCTCCCCGACATCGGCAGCAACTCGGTGCCGGTCTCTGGCGACTTCGACGGCGACGGGATCACCGACGTCGCCGTGAGCGACCCGCTCGCCATCATCGGCACCGGGTCGGTCGCGAACGCCACCGTCTGGACCATCTTGCTCTCCGGCAGCAACAACGAACGACGTGAGGTCGGGTTTGGTGGCCCTGAAACGCTTGACCGGCCCGCGCCGGCCGACTACGACGGCGACGGCATCACCGACATCGCCACCTTCCGGGCCAGCAGCGACCTGGTCCCAGGCGCTGCCCAGTGGTTCATCCTGCCCTCGAACGGCTCCAGTGCGTTTGACGTAGTCTTCGGCGCCCCGGGTGGCACCGACCTGCCCGCGCCGGCCGACCTCGACGGCGACGGCCGGGCCGACATTGTCACCTTCCGCCCGCTCCGAACCGACCTGGACATTGCCAATGGCGTGCCCGAGGCGGCCCAGTGGTTCGTCCTTCCCTCAAGTTTGAACGACATGAGCTTCAGCGGGCGGGACGGCGCATTCCGCTATCAGTTTGGTGCCTCGGGCAATACCGACCAGCCCTCGGTCGCCGACTTCAACAACGACGGCCGCGCCGACATCGTCGCCTTCCGATCCGTCAGCGACCTTGCCCCCGGCGCCGCCCAGTGGTTCATCCTGCCCTCGACAGGCGGTCCGACCACGTTCGCCGGTGGATTCCCGTTGACCTTCGGCACTGCCGGCGAGATCGCCGCGGTGGCCGACTACGACGGTTATGGCCGACCCAGCTACACGGTCTTCAACCGCTCGACCGGCGAATGGACGATCGACGCCGCCAGGACCAATGGGCAGCTCTTTGGGAATCCCCGGACCATCCGTTTCGATCCGACGGGTGGACGCGGAGTCCCGGTCCTCAGCCCGCTCTTCTTCCGCCTTGAGGCGACCCAAAACGAAGGTGGCACGGTCACAACGGCCGCCTCTCGCCGCTCCAATCGAAGTAAACTCATGCCTTCCGTGGTTGATCAACTGTTGCCCGACCTCGTTTCAGACTCCTGA
- a CDS encoding sigma-70 family RNA polymerase sigma factor: MADVSPGSLGWDEPKSEPRTRPSLLARVRVRSDLQAWNEFVKWCVPLICDECRRQGIRDVESEEIVQRVLIRLATAMDHFAYDPSRTFRGWLRTLTRSTILNYWQRGEGRAAKSREMTVDPTQWSWPVVDRKPQEVDESDERDLPHSWRLKLNRIAHVQKLARQRFSADTWQAFWLVQVEERSPSEAALALGKTPGAVRAARVRVLAMLKQIWDEMDDFGDKP, translated from the coding sequence ATGGCGGACGTGTCTCCGGGATCGTTGGGGTGGGACGAGCCGAAGTCTGAACCGAGAACGAGGCCCAGCCTGCTCGCTCGTGTGCGAGTCAGGTCCGATCTCCAGGCCTGGAATGAGTTTGTGAAGTGGTGTGTTCCCCTCATTTGCGATGAGTGTCGACGGCAAGGAATTCGGGATGTGGAGTCTGAAGAGATCGTCCAGCGCGTGCTGATCCGGCTCGCCACGGCGATGGATCACTTCGCCTACGACCCGTCGCGAACGTTTCGCGGTTGGTTGCGGACCCTGACGCGCAGCACGATCCTGAACTACTGGCAACGTGGCGAAGGCCGGGCGGCAAAGTCGAGGGAGATGACGGTTGATCCGACGCAATGGTCCTGGCCCGTCGTTGATCGCAAACCTCAGGAAGTTGATGAGAGCGACGAGCGTGACCTGCCTCATTCCTGGCGGTTGAAACTGAACCGCATTGCACATGTTCAGAAGCTCGCTCGTCAACGGTTCAGCGCAGACACCTGGCAGGCCTTCTGGTTGGTGCAGGTCGAGGAGCGTTCGCCCAGCGAAGCCGCGCTTGCCCTGGGCAAGACACCCGGAGCGGTTCGAGCGGCACGTGTGCGTGTGCTTGCCATGCTCAAGCAGATCTGGGACGAGATGGACGACTTCGGGGACAAACCATGA